The Arthrobacter sp. D5-1 genome segment TTGTGCAGTCCAAGCTGTACCTGACGGACATCAGCAAATGGGAAGATGCCGGCCGTGCGCATGGTGAGGTCTTCGGCGAGATCCGCCCCACGCTTGCCCTGGTCCACGTCCTGCCGTTCCTCGATCCCGCGATGCTGGTGGAGATCGAGCTCGTGGCGCAGAAGAGCGCGTAACGCACCCAACTGAGTCGCATTAGTGGTTGTTCTGAATGCTCAGAACAACCACTAATGCCAGCTGGTTGGGCTAGCTCGGGACGCCGTAACGGTGTTCCGGCCGGCCCGTGGTCCCGTAGCGCAGTTGGATTTCGACGGCGCCATCGTCCGCGAGCGAGGACAGGTACCGTTGCGCCGTGGCCCGGGAAACGCCAACGCGTTCCGCCACCTCGGCAGCTGAATACTGCTCGCCAGGGATCAACGATTCCAGGACCGCCGCTTCGGTCGCCGAGCGGGGTTTGGCGGCCGGCGTGACGTCACCGGGAATCAGGGAGCGCTTTGCGCGTTCAATGGTGGTCTGGTCCACGGCGCTCTGCTGGCCCAAAATCCTCCGGTACCTGGCGTAGGACCGGAGTTGCTGGGACAGGGACTCGGCCGTGAAGGGTTTGAGCATGTACCCCAGCGCGCCGCGACGCAGGGCAACCTTGATGGACTGCGCATCCGAGGCTGCGGTGAGCATCACGGCGTCGACGTCCAACTGGCCCAGCAGGTCCAAGCCGGAGCCATCCGGCAGGTACACGTCCAGCAGCACCAGGTCCGGGCGGAGGCTGTGGATCGCCTGCAGCGCTTGGGACACGGAGCCCGCCGGCGCCAAGGCCATGAAGCCGGCCACGGAATCCACATAGGCAGCGTGGAGCCTTGCCACGTGGAAGTCGTCATCCACGATCAGCACCCTCAAATCCTCAGCCACTGCTGTCCTCCCTCAAGGTAGAGTCGGCACCTGCATCCACAGTGCCGGAAAAGTCCATGACACCGGGGATGGTTGCCATGAACACCGCCCCCGGACCGCCATGGCTGCCGGGCTCCAGAACGCGGACGTCGCCGCTGCGCCTTCGCGCCAGCTGCCGCACCAACGCCAACCCCAAACCTTGTCCAGCCCCCGAGCGTACCGGTTGTTCCGACGTCGTAAATCCTTCTGCGAAGACCTCTTCGGGTTCAAGGCTCCCCAAACCGTCGCCCGAGTCTCCCACCACGATATGCAAGGTGCCGCC includes the following:
- a CDS encoding response regulator, which codes for MAEDLRVLIVDDDFHVARLHAAYVDSVAGFMALAPAGSVSQALQAIHSLRPDLVLLDVYLPDGSGLDLLGQLDVDAVMLTAASDAQSIKVALRRGALGYMLKPFTAESLSQQLRSYARYRRILGQQSAVDQTTIERAKRSLIPGDVTPAAKPRSATEAAVLESLIPGEQYSAAEVAERVGVSRATAQRYLSSLADDGAVEIQLRYGTTGRPEHRYGVPS